One Capricornis sumatraensis isolate serow.1 chromosome 8, serow.2, whole genome shotgun sequence genomic region harbors:
- the KPNB1 gene encoding importin subunit beta-1, with product MELITILEKTVSPDRLELEAAQKFLERAAVENLPTFLVELSRVLANPGNSQVARVAAGLQIKNSLTSKDPDIKAQYQQRWLAIDANARREVKNYVLQTLGTETYRPSSASQCVAGIACAEIPVNQWPELIPQLVANVTNPNSTEHMKESTLEAIGYICQDIDPEQLQDKSNEILTAIIQGMRKEEPSNNVKLAATNALLNSLEFTKANFDKESERHFIMQVVCEATQCPDTRVRVAALQNLVKIMSLYYQYMETYMGPALFAITIEAMKSDIDEVALQGIEFWSNVCDEEMDLAIEASEAAEQGRPPEHTSKFYAKGALQYLVPILTQTLTKQDENDDDDDWNPCKAAGVCLMLLATCCEDDIVPHVLPFIKEHIKNPDWRYRDAAVMAFGCILEGPEPNQLKPLVIQAMPTLIELMKDPSVVVRDTTAWTVGRICELLPEAAINDVYLTPLLQCLIEGLSAEPRVASNVCWAFSSLAEAAYEAADVADDQEEPATYCLSSSFELIVQKLLETTDRPDGHQNNLRSSAYESLMEIVKNSAKDCYPAVQKTTLVIMERLQQVLQMESHIQSTSDRIQFNDLQSLLCATLQNVLRKVQHQDALQISDVVMASLLRMFQSTAGSGGVQEDALMAVSTLVEVLGGEFLKYMEAFKPFLGIGLKNYAEYQVCLAAVGLVGDLCRALQSNILPFCDEVMQLLLENLGNENVHRSVKPQILSVFGDIALAIGGEFKKYLEVVLNTLQQASQAQVDKSDYDMVDYLNELREGCLEAYTGIVQGLKGDQENVHPDVMLVQPRVEFILSFIDHIAGDEDHTDGVVACAAGLIGDLCTAFGKDVLKLVEARPMIHELLTEGRRSKTNKAKTLATWATKELRKLKNQA from the exons ATGGAGCTGATCACCATCCTCGAGAAGACCGTGTCTCCTG ATCGGCTGGAACTGGAAGCGGCGCAGAAGTTCCTGGAGCGTGCGGCCGTGGAGAACCTG CCCACTTTCCTTGTGGAACTGTCCAGAGTGCTGGCAAATCCAGGAAACAGTCAAGTTGCCAGAGTTGCAGCTGGTCTACAAATCAAGAACTCTTTGACATCTAAAGATCCAGATATCAAGGCACAGTATCAGCAGAGGTGGCTAGCTATTGATGCTAATGCTCGACGGGAAGTCAAGAATTAT GTTTTGCAGACTTTGGGCACGGAAACATACCGGCCTAGTTCTGCCTCGCAGTGTGTGGCTGGTATTGCTTGTGCAGAGATCCCAGTGAACCAGTGGCCAGAACTCATTCCTCAGCTGGTGGCCAATGTCACAAACCCCAACAGCACAGAGCACATGAAAGAGTCAACATTGGAAGCTATTGGTTACATTTGCCAAGATATA GACCCAGAGCAGCTACAGGATAAATCCAATGAGATTCTGACTGCCATAATCCAGGGGATGAGGAAAGAAGAGCCTAGTAATAATGTGAAGCTAGCAGCTACTAATGCACTCCTGAACTCACTGGAGTTCACCAAAGCAAACTTTGACAAAgag TCCGAAAGGCACTTTATTATGCAGGTAGTCTGTGAAGCCACACAGTGTCCAGATACGAGG GTACGAGTGGCTGCCTTACAGAATCTGGTGAAGATAATGTCCTTATATTATCAGTACATGGAGACATATATGGGTCCTGCTCTTTTTGCA atCACAATTGAAGCAATGAAAAGTGACATTGATGAGGTGGCCCTACAGGGGATAGAATTCTGGTCCAATGTCTGCGATGAGGAAATGGATTTGGCCATTGAAGCTTCAGAG GCAGCAGAACAAGGACGGCCCCCTGAGCACACCAGCAAATTTTATGCCAAGGGAGCGCTACAGTACCTGGTTCCAATCCTCACACAGACACTAACTAAACAG GATGAAAATGACGACGATGACGACTGGAACCCCTGCAAAGCAGCAGGGGTGTGCCTCATGCttctggccacctgctgtgaagatgACATTGTCCCACATGTCCTTCCCTTCATCAAAGAGCACATCAAGAACCCTGACTGGCGGTACCGGGATGCAGCAGTGATGGCCTTTGGCTGCATCTTGGAAGGACCAGAGCCCAATCAGCTCAAACCACTAGTTATACAG GCTATGCCCACCTTAATAGAATTAATGAAAGACCCCAGTGTAGTTGTTCGAGATACAACTGCATGGACAGTGGGCAGAATCTGTGAACTGCTCCCTGAAGCCGCCATCAATGATGTCTACTTGACTCCCCTGCTGCAGTGTCTGATTGAGGGCCTCAGTGCTGAGCCCAGAGTGGCTTCAAATGTGTGCTGG GCTTTCTCCAGTCTGGCTGAAGCTGCTTATGAAGCTGCAGATGTAGCTGATGATCAGGAAGAACCAGCTACCTATTGCTTATCATCATCTTTTGAACTCATAGTTCAGAAGCTCTTGGAGACCACAGACAG ACCTGATGGACATCAGAACAACCTGAGGAGTTCTGCATATGAATCGCTAATGGAAATTGTGAAAAACAGTGCCAAGGACTGTTACCCTGCAGTTCAGAAAACTACTCTGGTCATCATGGAACGACTGCAACAGGTGCTCCAGATGGAG TCACATATCCAGAGCACATCAGATAGGATCCAGTTCAATGACCTTCAGTCTTTACTCTGCGCAACTCTTCAG AATGTTCTCCGGAAGGTGCAACATCAAGATGCTTTGCAGATCTCTGATGTGGTCATGGCCTCCCTGTTAAGGATGTTCCAAAGCACAGCTGGGTCTGGAGGAGTGCAAGAGGATGCCCTAATGGCAGTTAGCACATTGGTGGAAG TGTTGGGTGGTGAATTCCTTAAGTACATGGAGGCCTTTAAACCCTTCTTGGGCATTGGATTGAAAAATTACGCTGAGTACCAG GTTTGTTTGGCGGCTGTGGGCTTAGTGGGAGACTTATGCCGTGCCCTGCAATCCAACATCTTACCTTTCTGTGACGAGGTGATGCAGCTCTTACTGGAGAACTTGGGG AATGAAAATGTTCACAGGTCTGTGAAGCCACAGATTCTGTCAGTGTTTGGTGATATTGCCCTTGCTATTGGTGGAGAgtttaaaaaatacctagaggTGGTTTTGAATACTCTTCAGCAGGCCTCCCAGGCCCAAGTGGACAAG TCAGACTATGACATGGTGGATTATCTGAATGAGCTACGGGAAGGCTGCTTGGAAGCCTATACCGGAATTGTCCAGGGATTGAAGGGAGACCAGGAGAACGTACACC CGGATGTGATGCTAGTGCAGCCCCGAGTAGAATTTATTCTGTCTTTCATTGACCACATCGCTGGAGATGAGGATCATACAGACGGAGTAGTAGCTTGTGCTGCTGGACTGATAGG GGACTTGTGTACAGCATTTGGGAAGGATGTACTGAAGTTAGTAGAAGCTAGGCCAATGATCCATGAACTGTTAACTGAAGGGCGGAGATCGAAGACTAACAAAGCGAAAACCCTTGCTACATGGGCAACGAAAgaactgaggaaactgaagaacCAAGCTTG A